The segment tcccatgggcacaaagtCTACCTTTTTATTAGGTGATATAATTTAGTATTCttaggcagaatttattcaaaagctcttacataaaaaaaaacttgctgtGACCTTTAAcccgacatttagatatattatcGACATTCTGTCAATCaaaaatactcattttcatacatatgtcgattcgatataaactcgaaataaaaggcaCCACATACTCTTCcaaatctgcttcatatttggaaaTAGTATCAGCATAATTGTTAACGGTAAACTGGCAATTCAACTTATGACAAACGAAATGACTTCATCAtcatcttcccatatttatgttgcaatattctattattacCTACAGATCGTGTTAATCGATTCTGCGCATAATCATttggtttctttttttaaaaatcgagacagtctactgacaaatcGGTTGATTTTACAAGGATTTCTACAGTCTCgtgtcagcattttgcaaattttatggtcgttatcaTGATATAATTTCCACATAAAATCTTAGTGATTAGGTTGAGTGTTGTCTGGCGTGTAGGGCCGTTCTTTTATTAGTTTGTTAGAATTGcaatgggcacaaattgtgctcttttattgactgacctatttttataatCATTAAACAGGATGTATTCAAAACCTTTACAGGAGAATTAAAAAAAGTTCTGCTGTAGCAATGAACTCgaaattagatacatgtacacagacggcgttttatctatatatctaGAATCATATCCCAGtgagaaatcaaaatataaaaaaaaattacacatctGTTTTATATTTGGATAATTTCActaaacatgtacattaatggcaaacaaattcaactttatgataaacgggatgacaTAAGTTTTTCCATCTCCACCTTCCGATACTGATGTAGCAGTATTCTATTATCACATGGATAATCCCGtagggattcgggttagaatagatcctcagtatacccttgcttgtcgtacgagccgactaaatggggcggtcgttcggatgagaccgcaaaaatcgaggtcctgtgtcacagcagatatggcacgatagagatccctcccttctcaaagGTCATACGCACCGAGCATAGGACTaaagtggtgacgtctccatatacaatacaatacaatactaGGACTTATACGGCGCCCTaatcaattaaaaatttctaaagcgctttacataaaaatcatacaattcaaattaaaaacaacGTCCTACATAAAAATGATGGTACATGCATATAATTGTAATACACTTTAAAacagtttgtaaataaaatagAATTGTCTTTTAGCTAGGTATTAAAAGCAATATAAAAAATGAGTCAGTATATGTCGCCTAAAAATGTCCAAAGATTTGGCTTGACTTAATCCGAGTGGTAAGGTGTTCCATAGTTTTGGCGCGGAGTAGTCTAAACACCCGTTTCCGTGAATCTTTGTTCTTATTTGTGGAATATTTGGAAGCATcccatttgagtgaaatattctcgagagggacgttaaacaatattcaatcaatcaatcacatggatgaaaggtgaagataacgaacagtgatcaatattataactcctataaacaatacaaaatagatggttgggcgTACACAGACCCCTTGACACATCAGAGATGGGATCATGTgctaggaggagttagcataccctgtcgaccggtcacaaccgccgtgagccctatatcctgatcaggtaaacgtagttatccgtagtcaaaatcagtgtgtcaagaactgcctaacaatcggtattaaatatgtcagatattatttgacccaatgataggttgtgttgatgaactagatcgttataacgaccatagaatttgcgaaatgctgacttcaatcgagactgttgaaacccctgtaccatcaacttgtttgaaagtagcttgcctcgatttaaaaactgatatatgcagaacaaacgcttgcgtatcgaatcagttgagagatataaacaccatatgcaggtgataatggcatattgctacataaatatgggaagttgacaatggagatgGTGTTtattaaaaggtgaagataacaaacagtaattaatctcataactcttataaagaatataaaattaagagtagggcaaacacaccCCTGTACATACCAgcaactaatcatatacacaAATTCATATGCTACGTAATACGAATTTGATACGAAGGCTGGCTACTgagaaataagttgatgtttcGATAATTTGTTGACAGTCAACACTTTGCGAATCCAATGGTCGTTATTAAATGCATGtacttttatttaaaataacaacCTGTCAGTAAGTTGAATGATttgtgacgtgtttcataaaaTTGTTAGGCTCtcctttacatactgatttcgactacggattactccgtataCTTTATCACTATCGAGTGCTACGGCGAGTGTGAGCAGTTAACGGAGAATGGTTACTACTGCGCGGCATTTGATTCCACCTCTAGTGTTTCCAGGAATCTGTTTTGGCCTTGTTCCTGAATCTGATCGATCATTTATTGGACTTATGAGATCGAATACTTGTAGTTGATTTACCGTTTTCTAGCATAACAATGTGCATTTCAGTTAACGTTAATGTTTATGAAAATACTCATATTATTTTAGTGTTGCAAAATTAATTGCGTATCcatcttttgttgttgttgttgaaaatgtgaagataacaatgATCGATCTCACTGAtccataaaaacaaaaacaaaattgaacAGTACAGATATGGACACTTGGACAAACCAGAGTTGGAATCATATGTCTAGGAGTAGTAAccattccctgttgaccagttACACGCTCCGCGAGCCTTATTTCTTGTTCCTGCATTTCTGCTCTATTGCAAATTTCAACTAAACTAAATAGACAAATATCAGTATTAAGTTGCAAACCTTCCAGAGACGGAGAGTAGTTTGAAAATTTAAGATGAgtaaatcattattaaaatctCTGCTGCACAGTTTATATGAATAACCTGCCCCTAGTTGTTTAGTTAGGTTCAAACAGTCATAACAATTCCCACAGTCTGTCAGTGTTGACATTTCAGATATGGTGAATCATTTtgtacaggggatgcttactcctcctaggcacctgatcctacctctggtgtgtccaggggtccgtgtttacccaactgtctattttgtgttgcttatgggagttatgagattgattactgttcgttatcttcaccttgcattcatacACAGGCAGGATCATTCCTTGAGCATGTGTGAAGTTAGGTTTTCCATCACCATGCTTGAAGGAAAATGAACgctttgtaaaataaaaaaaacctatatAAACGTTTGGGTGCCCATAACCTTTTATATACTCTGCTGCACAGTTTATATGAATAAGCTGCCCCAAGTTGTTTAGTTAGGTTCAAGCAGTCATATTAATCCCAACAGTCTGCCAGTCTTGACGTTTCAGATATGGTGAAACATTTTGTACAGGTCAACAAATCTAGGGAGTTACTTCTGCGTAATCATTTCTTTTATGTGAAGGATATTGCTTTGATACGTTACAGAAAAAAGATTTTAAGACTTATGTGTGTTGTTTTAACATTTCAGATACGACAATATTTGCCACACAAAATAGATCGACTGTATTCATTCAACCTGACACACAAAAAAGCTTGACTGTGTTCATTCAACCCGAATTTACCCATTCCATTGATTCAGTTACCTGTATGGATCGCTCGATAACCAATAAAGGAGTGATTTCAAAGATGATAATGATCAACGGGAGCCTCATCATTGCCTTGTTGTTGGTGTTGATAATCATTATATCTGTCCGAAAGTTTCTAATGTTTAAGTACTGGAAAAGAAAAATAGAGTCAGATCATGCTCTACCATATATGATTGAAACGGCTTATACGGAAGCTGATGAGATGCCCATGGCCACTGATAATAGTGGTAAAAAGCGGaagaaacaaaaaaagaaaCGTAATGCAGGAGAAAAAAATCAGAGCTGCAGAGAAGAAAATGAATTGGAgttaatgtatttgaaaaagtgATCTGATGAATCAGTAAGAGATTGTTAAAAGAATCAAGACAATTTTAGTCGAAAAATGCATAGGAACTATGTCAATGACGATTATTTTGTTTAGATAATATTGTAGATCATGTCAATGTTATGAAGTCCCTGCATGCACTCTAGGGATTCCAAAACCAATAAcaaaaaatgaaggaaataaaatatcgaaaaaaacaaacatgtacCTGAAATTACTTCAGTACAGTGTCAGTTTTCAGGAGAGTACCAGATTTTGTTTCAACCCATTTTTTTTATCAGGAAACAAAATGTTATGTTTCACTGCTTTGTATATATCCAATTTTACCACATATGGATTTTCAACTATATACGATGTTTATGTCTCTTAGTCGATTCGATTTGCTTAAGCATATTCTGCATATGATTAATTTTCAGAGCtcggcaggctactgacaagttGGTGATACATGGGCTTAAGCACTTTCGTTTAAGGTCAGCCTCTTGCAAAATCTATGGCCGCTGTAAtgatcttatttacaaaatgcgAACGGTCATTAGGCTAAATAATATTTATCTGTCGTGTGCCATACCTATTGtgagaccgttctttacacattgattgTGAGTACCGAGTACTCTGTTTACCTAATccagatatatggctcacggcggatgtgaccggtcgacagggtattacttctcctgggcacctgatcccatgtTTGGTaagtccaggggtccgtgtttacccttcgtataattttgcattctttataggaattatgagattgatcgctgttaaACTTCAGTACCTTATCTGATGGTATGAGGTCTTGAAATCCACAGCCATCTGATGTATGGACAGTACTACCCCCTTCTGATATTTTTTCGCCGATTCAACACAACTATCGGAAATATCATTGAAACACTTAAAAAACGATATTTCCCTTTcgtagaattctctgcttcaactcgtaagattcacaattttttaaaattccgtTGACCATTACTATATCGCATCAAagcttaaatttgaaagacatatttccatactgtatttgaatttcgctggattcagaggcacattccgaaacttcttcacaacgcttttttatgttttctttattagcatatcctaattctgaattattattttcgctttcatgaataatttcatttc is part of the Ostrea edulis chromosome 2, xbOstEdul1.1, whole genome shotgun sequence genome and harbors:
- the LOC130046383 gene encoding uncharacterized protein LOC130046383 isoform X2; amino-acid sequence: MGDKACNRRTYTEGLDCCINFFLRNKSCHPCQPGTFGFNCTDHCSPGFYGDLCGQKCMDCLEEECHYTSGCPKMDTTIFATQNRSTVFIQPDTQKSLTVFIQPEFTHSIDSVTCMDRSITNKGVISKMIMINGSLIIALLLVLIIIISVRKFLMFKYWKRKIESDHALPYMIETAYTEADEMPMATDNSGKKRKKQKKKRNAGEKNQSCREENELELMYLKK